The DNA segment GGGCAACAGGGTAGTGTATCGGTGCAGAATCAAATCACTGGACGAGATCTGCTAGACCCTGCAGAAATCGGAAAAATTGATCGGACGGAGTGTATTGTACAAATCACTGGCTTGCCGCCATTCCGGTGCCCCAAATATGATTTGACAAAGCACAAACGATATAAGCTTACTGGTCTTGCAAACCCGGAATACATGTATGACATCGAAAAGGAGATATCTGAATTTCGGACACGAGGCAGCGAAAGCAGCGGTAGAAAATCCGAGGATAAACACCTGAAAGTTGATGTCAGCGAACTGATGAATTTATAAATGGCTGTTTCCAATGGGAAATAGTAACGCCTAATGGGGCTTCACCAAAATGTGAAGCCCTATTTTTAAATTATTCATGAAAAGGAAGGTTGTAGATACTATGAATGGTATGTTTACGCAGATTATGGGG comes from the Intestinibacillus sp. Marseille-P6563 genome and includes:
- a CDS encoding type IV secretory system conjugative DNA transfer family protein, whose amino-acid sequence is GQQGSVSVQNQITGRDLLDPAEIGKIDRTECIVQITGLPPFRCPKYDLTKHKRYKLTGLANPEYMYDIEKEISEFRTRGSESSGRKSEDKHLKVDVSELMNL